From Bdellovibrio sp. KM01:
CTGAGGTATCTAAAACCAGTTGAAAAATTCATCTCGGACTCGCCCGGGACATGCGGAAGCACTTCACGATCTAAGCGGATATAGCGTGGAGTTTTTGGATGCTCTAAGACGTATTTGGCAGCAGCCTCAGCATTTACAGAGCTGGAAACATTTAGAATCTCAATATTTGGAAAAGCGCGCATGACAGCCACGTCTTCGATTCCGTGATGAGTGGGGCCAGAGTCTGCGTAACTAAATCCTCCGCCCACACCGATGATCTGCACTGGCAGCTTCATGATCGACATCTGCACGCGGATTTTTTCAAGACAGTTCACAGTGATGAAAGAGGCGATGGCAAACGTGAATGCCTTTTTTCCTTCCAAGGCCAAGCCTGCAGCCACAAGGATGGCATTTTGTTCTGAAATACCGGCGTTGTAAAACTGGCCTGGCAAATTGCGACGGATCAGATCCAGAGCGGGAGCCCCCATATCTGCAGAAATCAAAACGACATCGCGATCAATTTTACCGCGCTCGTAAAGTTCAGAAAGAAAAGCATCACGTTGTGACATTTCAGATTGAGCCATTAGAGGATTCCTTTCGCGAGATCTTTACGGGCTTGGTCGATTCCTTTGGCTCCTTGAGGGGGCACTCCGTGCAAGACTGGAATATGGGACATTGACTGGATACCCGCTCCCTTGGTTGTTTCAGCGATGATGACGGTCGGCTGACGATATTTGCGACTGCGAAGACCTTGCATGCTGCTGATGAGCTCTTCGGTGCTATGGCCATTAACGGTCACGACATTAAATCCGAATGATTCAAATTTTTTATCCAATGGTTCAAGTGCCACCATGTTTTCAGTGAAGTCAGTCGTCGCCATAAAGTTACGATCAACGATCACCACAAGGTTATTTAGTT
This genomic window contains:
- a CDS encoding transketolase family protein, whose protein sequence is MAQSEMSQRDAFLSELYERGKIDRDVVLISADMGAPALDLIRRNLPGQFYNAGISEQNAILVAAGLALEGKKAFTFAIASFITVNCLEKIRVQMSIMKLPVQIIGVGGGFSYADSGPTHHGIEDVAVMRAFPNIEILNVSSSVNAEAAAKYVLEHPKTPRYIRLDREVLPHVPGESEMNFSTGFRYLRKTRSLKALLVTGNLVAKVPEIMKANKELNIIEVARLDKVHESLRKELQPFSHVICLEEHFKNGGLGTLIAETVVDWNLKCAVKRMALNMEGGYTYKYGGREILRSDLGLNIAEFFEEVMA